In Zerene cesonia ecotype Mississippi chromosome 12, Zerene_cesonia_1.1, whole genome shotgun sequence, the genomic stretch aaattctcgatttatttttatctagacAGAACTTTACACGCCTACGTATTGTTACTTTTATTGCGCTTCATCAAACGCTATTAATTCACGAGAGAGgtcaataacattaattataaatagcaaGGTTTCTCATGTCTGATATTCGAATAGAACCGATATTTTTTTGCCATTGCGGGTTTTCATGTGTAAGCGCCCTTGCCTTTGATAAACTATTCTGAAATCTGTATTCGACCCGGTTTCAACAGCTGCAAAAAAGTTTACGTAATCTTGAATATAAAACAGGCACGGTTGCTCTTTTATGTCTAATGCTTTGAGAAATATTTCGAATGAAGAAATAGTACCACATATTTTCGTTAAATTGTAGTGATAAATTTCgatacacatacacaaatatagGATATGAAAATTGAAGCTACATTGATTAtatcatttgtaatatattacgtattttaCGTGCACAGCGCCGCCTGAAATTTACACGATGCTCCAGAAATAGTGcgcagaaaaatataaataaatcttccaTCTCCGCCGCGCTGTGGACTTTGTCCTCGTTGTATCATTGTtcataaatcaatttgttttgtGTGCCTCGTTAGAGCTTCAATTGTCTTCAGATGAGGACAATGAAACTGTTATTATTCTAATAGGTTATTTTTTCAGGAACAAGTCTCAATTGCTTACGTGAtcgtaaatacaatattagtcCATAACGTATGCATTATGCTTTTATAATGACGGTCAATTTTACAACTTATTCTTAGCTTTGCGTCGCAGGCATCTAGGATGCCAACAATAAAGACTAGAGAATGGCGCCAATTTTCAGTACtaatattgtgtataattGGCGTCCCTTACTTTGCATTTGAGCGGCTAGCTAGACAGTCATTgttaactaaattaattaatataattaatattagcaATGCTGGAAACGGCTATGCCATGCTTCGAATGTAATTGTCATTATTGCgactgttttttatatgttcaGGTAGGATTTAGGATGTGGGTAAATTTAGGGGAGAATCGAGTCTAAatgtgtgaaatattttaggaTCAACATGAAGTACAATGCAAGAGTTATTGGACCGAAAATGCCTACGAAAAGGAAGCTATCCTTGACGCCGGTGCACTCGGAGATATTCCTGCTGTATATCGCGTACCCAAGCCTGCTCCTCACCAGATGCCAGTTATCGGAGTTTACATCGACCCCCGAGTCAGAACTGGCTTCAGATACAAAATTAGACCCATGCAGGTGAGACGAGAAATTCAATCGATATATTTCGACACATTCATCTATGTCGCAACTTGAGGAATAGTGCtgtataaagtttatatatacaaagaaCTATCAATGATTGCCCGAAATGAATATACAATAGAAGCAATCTTCGATATTTCAACGTTTTtatgaattgtaaatttacATACGACTAttcctcaaaaaaaaaaacgttaattgTGCTTATACATGGTCGCATCGATTCGATAGTTTTAAGATTCGAAGCTTATGTTATCATCATTGTTGATGTATTCGAGAAAAAGAGAAAAACTTTGAAGATCCATATTAGTTTTGGGCAAAATTTTACTGAACTGCGAAAGAAACGGCTACGTAAGGAAATGGAAAGTTAAGCTCGAACAATGTTATGAAACGGCTATCTTGCAGCATGATGTTATATTGTTCTGTTGGGGAATATTCGTGCTATATACCCTAGCTATAGTAccttttgataataatttcatataagaaaatgggtttaattaattttatttgcgaTTAAAGTAGACATTTTTGCaagattaattttttgcaGAACCAGGGACGGTGAGTCAATATGCTGGATcttacaaaaatgtttgtgaACTTAACGAGAATTCCTGAAATTTTAGAATAACtcaaataaaaccaaataaaataaataaaaaatttaaaaatataatcactcAGTGTCTTGAATTTTCGATAAGATTCATTCGAAATAATCGCAAATAtgcatttatgaattatttaaggCTTTTTAAAGTCGATATCCATAGTAAGGTTGTCATAAtaccataattttaataatgaaataagatCTTGtacagtatttataattataaaaccattataaatatgcttttgaaacatataattgtaatttgcaacataaataatgttacatatttgtaaatatgtcCCATATTGTATGTTACAAATGGCAACCTTACACAAATGTTACAAGATGCTGTGTAGTCTGTAGACGAATTTTTACTaagaaacaatacaattttcgTCCGAGTTCAACTTTTATGGCTCGCTAGTCAGTTTCAGCGGTTCAGATTTTGGGTAATTAGGTTAGTGGGGTGTTAGAGTGAGTAGCAGTGTCCGTTGCTGAAATTTACAGAATGAAAATGTCATCAACGACCAACACTGTTAACTTGCGATATTTTGCCACTGGTTGTGTGCCGTTGTAGGCGATGGTATGTGGATCGTCCAGTTTTTCAGAACAACGCCCAGAGAGGCGACAATACAATCTTCAAGAACGCTGGCTGAGACCCGACAGGTCGTTATGCAATTCTGGCTGACAGCATGTATGGCATCTAGGTAAACCATAAGTATCATTCATAAGGGCATCATGccattgttaattaattatgtccccataaattacattgcaaaaatatgaatcattgtgttaataaacttttttcatgacatacattttaatgagcTTTAGAATATCATTTTTCATGGAAGTACCTAATTAAGAAGTCGatctacataaaaatttcttatatttctatttctttgtttttctagagtttattatttctaatatagttaaaattttctagtttattattttctatattaaagaCAACATCAAttgaattcatattattttgttagtttttattcttgtttgacccattttaattttaattttttccacGTATAAATCATGTACCGGATGATTTCAGACTTTGGACGCGCAACCTCTATCAGTGAAGCCAAGATACTTATTTGATGGGAAGGCCTTAACTCTCCAATCAATTGGGCGCGGATTCGCTCGACGCCTGACATTTGAACCCCAAGGTTCAACACTCAATGAAAACACCAATTTCTTCTGGACTGACTCACGCCCTGAAGGATTTGTGTTTGAGATAGAAGCAGTATCTGTTGGGGACAAATTCACTATTTATGACGCTAACCACGAACCTCAGGGAATTTTGGAAGTCGTTCAACAGCAGGTAAGCTTTACATAATGATTCAAGAATATGGTTTAaaagacttttaaaataattacgatactaatttattatcaaatttattgcaGAAAAACCAATTAGAAGTAGATCAACAGATCTTCGAAGATGGGTCTATCGAgaagaaagtaaaaattaatacactaTGTAAAGTGGAATGGTATGAAAATGACGGTGCTACAAAATTAGTGCCGGTCACTGGAATTGCTATTTTGAAAAAGAGCCGTGGAAATGCGGCGGTGACAAGAGTTGTCAATGTTGCCGTTGGAATCAAACAGCTCAAGAAGGGATATGAACTGAAACCCGGCATTAAATCATCATCACGCAGAATTACCGTCAATGGATCTGATATTAAAGATATTCCTTGCCAATACTCCGTTGTTGGACTTGAGAGATACGAGCTTCCTGTTATTGGTAAGCAAGACGACTATAGattcacacatttttttacatttttcgtttttctATAACTATTTCGTCTTACAGGAACATACATCGATCCCCGCATTGTCCCTGGATTCCATTACCGTGTACGTCCAGCTCACAGCCGTCGTCATCTATTCGAAGGACGCAGTTTATTGTTGCAGTCCATTGGTTTAGGATATGGAAAACGTATCACCTTCAAGCCTGATTCGCTCAACGCTCCCGATAACTACTTCTGGTCTGACTCTCATCCCGAAGGACTTGGAATGGAGCCGCGAGCTATTCATCCCAACATGAAATTCACAATTACAGGAAACGGGGTAAGTAATGTTGATGTTTGTATTTGGAAACTCGCCAAGCCAATTTTAGATCAGTGCTAATAGACAGGCGCATAGTAGAAATTCTCTCATGTTTACTCACAAAGATTTATGGATAGGTCAATTAAAGTATCgacatgttttaataaaacgttcTGGTACTTTCTATAAGAAGGCGCAGATTTTGAACACTGAACAAAGTTAAATTGCTTTAAGGGTAAAAcgtatatttgaatatgataCCATTTTTACCctaaaagcaataattatatgacTGAATTTGAGTATAGTATACTGTTTTCAGAAcctaatgtttatttttatcataggGCCTTTTGCTGGGTGAAGCAATCGTGTTCCGTGCTGATTTGCCTCAAGTAGAAGAAAAGACTGAATATGTGGAGGTGCCAGGGCAGCGCGGAAAGGCAGTTGAGAAGTACATCCAAGTGAATGTTACATGCCACGTTAAATTGGCAACTACCGGTGGTGGCTCCGTCGACTCCGAAGTTCACTTAATGAAAGTGTCTGGCGTAGCTCTAGTACGCAAGGACCCAGGTCAAAGCGTCGCTAAGCTCGTGAAGGTCTACAACGTCGGCCTGGACTCGCAACTCAACCTGCTCTTCGCACACTCACAGACCGAGCTCACATTCCACCCCATGCCTTAAGACCACGACGAGTTTCGAATGGTATTGCAATACTTACGGTGAGACGTACTCATCTGATTGTATTGTAATACCAAAAATACCTACCTGGCGCGACATAGGCTCCGTCAAACTATTCGATTTGGTCACGAGTTTGCAACTGATGGAAGGTCAACATAATTGCATCATTGACACTGGGATTTCGGTTGCAACGCTTCAATGAATAACATGAGCTGCTAACATCTAAAGTCCATACCTAGCAATCGCTTGTGTTGTTTAGTCTTCGGAGGCTAACGTTCACCACCTTGACACAAAATAATGGACatgatttcttttattttgagtaatgaatatatttcctATGTAGTTACTATGTTATGACTTGTAAATCagtatttaactattttattacttatctacatttataaatgatttttctgACGTGCAAACCGGAGAGAGTAGTAAAAGACTTTAGATTTAAAGcagaaattgaaatttgttccgtacaaaaaataatttacattttttaactattttcctacatctttttgtttttttaattttcgtgATATGTTCctaatcgttttattttcaataaaatataattattttaatgattgttttattttctgtaatgTTGTGGCGCCCATTAAAAAACGGAATGAGTATCGAGTGTTATTTTTTCTCTATCAATGTGAACGTATTTTCATCAACACTAAATAATCCCTTTAGCGTTACTTTTTGTCTTTCAAACATTGCCATTTGaatttcacataatattttcaattgttgattactttttattttcatttttcgtATGGAAAGCTGCGTAACTGCTGCTTGATGAgcttacacaaataaataataaaaccaaaatcTTTCAGATGTTTAGTGTAAATTCTGCTTTCCGCTTGCCTCGGGCCAGGTGGTGTGATTCGTTTTTTGAGACTGAGCATCATGTTAAATTGCTAATTTGATAAACAGAtcttactttatataattttagaaatgggattatttttctatgttcACTAATTTATctttgtgaaattatttacgtTATGTTTTCACCTTTACCTACGTTCCCAATATTCTGCACCGGTAGGGTTTTTAAATCGTGCGGTctgatttacaaataaatgatgaaaGGAATAACTTGCAATTATAGTTAGCCGATGAGCTACTAgcataaaaaatgataaataaaatactgtaatAATACAGTGGAAAAATTCATTATggtcaatacaaaaatattaaaaaaagtaagaagtataattgaatatttcctTTCTAGATATAAGACAAAAAGGTTTTACTTTCATTACATTGACGTATGATAtgtttcaaatacatataaaagtacGCATATCAATTATTACAGGTGATTCTGaataacattcaaaattttatcactttattagcagttattttttttttatttcttgtaacagttatatatcaaaatcggttgagaaGCAGTTTTTTATGTAGACTGAACATTTTAATAGAGGTTTctctttatttatctatgtagAAAAGATACGTCTTTTAGTAtcttagtataattttatgttatctgttgtATCAGTGTCCGTgatatagttaatattaacttACTTTACTACAAGTAGTTCGAGAGGCAGGTTTAGTTTCAAgtctttcaaaattataaaaggtgCTAtcctaatttaaaagaaaataaccaATTAAAGTTTAGCCGTTTcacttaaaacaattttaattaataagcttACTTTGTTAgagacattttctaaaaaataatccTATTAACTATAgatgcaattaaaatacagGGTATAATTTAAGGTGGTTGGATTGCCGGACTATTCAAGCTTGTTTATTAGAAATCTTCAAAtgctttttctttgttttctgTATATTTAAGTATCTGAATATTTccttaaagtaaattttatatgaccAGTAACAATAGTTTCTCTTAATTCCCTGGTGGCATTACAAACCATTGTACTAGATAGTATACCTTTAGACATAAGCGTGAAGCGCTATCTACTGACAGTTCCTTGAACTATAATAACAACTAAAACTACAGTTTGAAACAACGTAGTTATCATTCAATAGCAACACTAGATGGCGTTGTACAACGGCGAAGTTTTATGAGTTCACTTGCCTTTAGCTTGCGCTCGGATGCGTGTAGAGTCTGACTTGTTATGTCTACGTAGTAGAGTCGACAGAATTTCGAATAAAGTTGAAGCGGGAATACTCGACCGGTGAACGGCATCCGCGCTGGGGGTCTCTTCGCCCGGGCGGTTCAAAACAATCATACGATAATCGCGATGTGCCAAATTATAACTGGTTCACAGTGAATTGGTGCGATAATTCGATTTATAACACGATAATATAACGACTAGAACTATGGCCGCGAAAGTTTCTTGTatgtgtgtattatttttgtgcatTTTGTATAGTGCTCGTAGTTTTAACTTGGAACCAAGGATCCCTGTGATAAAGTTGGGAGAGGCAGGCTCTTATTTTGGATTTTCAGTTGCTGAACATCTTACGATAAACAGTGACAGCAATAAGACTAGTTGGTAAGTCATTTTTctagtatacataatataaaacaaaatgattcGCTATGATGTCATGTGTGAAGGTCGCGAATATACATGTGCTGTACCACATCGTCTACAGTAGGTTCTGTAAATGGGTTTACTTGACAGAATGACGTGACAAACTAACTTGATATCAAGTTATCACAAGTACATTGCTCTTATCAAGAATGTAGAGTATTGTTGATTTCGAGgaatgtgtttaatttaagttttagaCAATCAAggtgttttttaaaattaatatgttcttataaattattcatgcaCATATCGATACTAcgttggttttttattttattttttaactacacTTTTATTTCCAGTTAGATGTAGACACCGATTCCATTTTAATAGAACTTTTGTTTGATAGAGTTTTTCGGTGTgacgataattataaaacctcaccttatttcttttatgaaatttccgtcgtttgtatttttataacgaagatttatataatgtgttattaaaatattctaaaaacatACTTAATATGATCAAATCACACACGTAGattcatgtttatatatacatcgatggataactttaattataattttaataaattctaatgtaaaaaaatttaaagtctaATGACTTGAATCaacgtataataatttattcggctacagttttgtattaatattcaaacaagTGAACCAGtaggtaataataaagaataatgaaTGGCACCggtatagaatataataaatttgtttgttgtttggcGCCGCGAAGCTCTGACCTAGTCATGACAGGCGCAGATGCAGTGGAAATGgcatagattttattaatattagtatttgtGGCGCCAGTTGTGTAAATTTTCTGGGACATAacacaaatgaaataatatataattgtaaaatacatttatatgctATCGAGAACCATTTTTCAAtagaatgttttttctttcatattagTCAATTAATGTTGCATTTCCTAAAACATCTCCAATCTAAGAATGCTTAAAGacaactttaattttttaactatatgatgaaaaaaaacactgtaaaattgtattacgGGAATATCATTGACAGAAATGATATCATTAAGGAGTTTCTAtaaacattgatttttattaaatgtctgTAATGATCAGATTTTGTCTTATAGTTTTTAACTCGAACAGGTTTAATTTCTATTGTAagtattataagaatatagaGTAAGTTGTTTAACAGTTTGTTGgtcaaatctttaaataattttattattctgttgATAATTCCTAGAAGTTTTCaacaaaacatacatttaatcaCAACTATTTCCGATCCCCTAAtgcaaaagtttataaatagtcTACCGCGGTTTATCTTCGTTCGTAAAATGATTCATATTTAGCTAGTCTAGACCATAGTACTTTGAGATAAATTGTCGTTATACTGTTCTTGCGATCTTCCACTTTGGAAGTGTTCCAAATCCCTGAGGGACTACTGGgactctatattttattcgaaaaatcgatgttgttttaattttttttcaattttaaatggtttGTTATTTCAGTAGTAGTATAAGGTTATATGGAAGTTAGGCTTTTACatcttaattaaacaaaattatagagAAGTACTATGATTATTATGATGATGCATATTTACgctataaaatgatattaatgaatatgctgttttttattttgcagtccagatatttaaaatatgggAATTAAGATATTGCTTTATGATGTATGCTCAGttactgtattattaaatgtatgattTTATGACATAACAACTAAGCTGTATCCGTGGAAATGGTTGCGGAAAAtctgattattatatttttgccaACAACTCGTGAATTTGTTGTGATGTTACACACTTGCATTGACgtcatgtaattatttttgtggataatattctattataatacctataataatgaatatataacaatttgaaatataacaattctAATTGTTGACCATGAcacatgtatatatgtaacgACAACTACAGATTGTGTTTTCGGATGATATAACAtatgatatttgatttatagcTGACCTTATTGGcctaatgtatttaaattgtagaTTACATTATAGCACCgggatttctttttatttacaagagAAAGTGTGTGGgcaaatttgaatataatttaattgtatttgacACGTAGGTGTTATAGGTCACCAGTCCTTAGTATACCCACATGTAATCTGTCACATAGAAAACTATAGCAATtggttaaaaatgtatttaaaatgtcccgttttacatataaatttttatcacgtTAGCGCCTACATACGAAATCTCATACATTGTAGCTATAAAACGTGACCATATTTGACACataatgttgaaattttatgGCTTCGAATTGTTCAAATACGTGgttatgtaacaaataatcacaagtttttttaaataactctcTTTCTGCAGATATGGGTGGGGTTGTTCCCTACAACCGATTCTGTCCAATTAAAGTGTTCACACGTCATTCTCAGCGGGTCGCAAGAACCTCTCCTAGCTGAGTGTCTGAGCACCCCTTAATTGGTggagaatacaataaatatacagtttgGTTTAAAGTCACGCGTAactatagaataaatatcGGGGCTGGCTTTGTTGCATTGAAAATTTGCTTTGCTTAATTGtgcgaaataattttatttttaccattttcTTTAAAAGGGTGCTATCAAAACGtaacatatttaatctatttattttttttttagaaatatgcattaaaaattaacctaTTCAATGAATCCactttttgttgtaattatttcattattttttattaaaatttcataagaagtTTTTCCTGTTAAATTTCtgcacttttataaaaataatgcaggCATCGCAAACACATTTAAGTCAACGAAACCAAtggtattttagtttttatatacgtTTTGAAGTTCGATAAACGAGCAGTATAAACCTTTTCAGGTAATTAACTGCGGATACCTCATTAATGACTACCGTTTCTGCCTCCACGTAATACCGTCCTTATTTCAACACATCAGAAGGCAAACTAAATTACTTGTATTGCATTTCATGGTACCTACATATTAATTGATACGATTGTAAAGGtttcttgaatttttttttatatttttagttccTGTCATTTTTATGCCAGTTCTATAACTGTATTTCTGCAAAAATAATCCTAAATCCTAATCGGAAGGCAAAAAAGGTAAAACAAAAACCCTAtgccaattataataatacaaaaaagttataacCAATCccatattttagatttattgacccatattttaagtattattccGGGTCCTAGTTATTACTGATTGAGAATCAAATCTAACTAACAAAAACTGTCTGGTAAGTCAGAAGATTTTAACGTTCAACTCCTGACACAAAATCAAGAAGACGTTTTTATACTGTGCGATCTGTCTCTCTGTCTGTATCATCGTACGTCTTGAACGGACGGATGTAgctattttgaatttatttttatgtttgaaggGTAAATTAGCGGGAGAGTTCTTAGCTTAGCTATAATgtcgaattaaatattatttcataagtaATTTTgctatgatttaaaaatttctaatcaAAATGACCGCCAACACAAAATCTggataagtattttatttttaatctcatTTTCTTGAATTAAAGTGCTAACCCATGTAATCAGCCATTTCAAATTCGAATAATTAAGACATTACTTTAACCCGAGCACCACTAAAGAAACGGGAGTTAAAAGGTTACAGGGGTCTAAAGGTCATAAGATAAAAAAGCACTAGACTTTTTTGGTATTTCCAATGGCGTGTAAATGTcacatataaaaagtattacatttataacctctaatttgttataacactttctattttatacacatgATCGTTCTCCGAATATTACTACGAATAaacgaaatacaaaaattaatacataaaacatatttgcaatgtatttatatttcagcaAAACATAGTAAATAGGATACACCCACTCGTTGTCCACGAACTTACATTATTGCCAGCAGTTATCTGacagataataattatgaaggctttatataatttgaattatagtACATCTCGTAACaagactattattttatatctgtgTGTCACGAATCGTTAACACGCGATTTACcaatacatatacaaatatacacaagTAACTATTACATCTGAACCAGACAATAGAAATTCAATATGGAATTTGACAAGTACTTCAGaaagtttataacattaagt encodes the following:
- the LOC119830857 gene encoding uncharacterized protein LOC119830857 isoform X2; protein product: MLETAMPCFECNCHYCDCFLYVQDQHEVQCKSYWTENAYEKEAILDAGALGDIPAVYRVPKPAPHQMPVIGVYIDPRVRTGFRYKIRPMQTLDAQPLSVKPRYLFDGKALTLQSIGRGFARRLTFEPQGSTLNENTNFFWTDSRPEGFVFEIEAVSVGDKFTIYDANHEPQGILEVVQQQKNQLEVDQQIFEDGSIEKKVKINTLCKVEWYENDGATKLVPVTGIAILKKSRGNAAVTRVVNVAVGIKQLKKGYELKPGIKSSSRRITVNGSDIKDIPCQYSVVGLERYELPVIGTYIDPRIVPGFHYRVRPAHSRRHLFEGRSLLLQSIGLGYGKRITFKPDSLNAPDNYFWSDSHPEGLGMEPRAIHPNMKFTITGNGGLLLGEAIVFRADLPQVEEKTEYVEVPGQRGKAVEKYIQVNVTCHVKLATTGGGSVDSEVHLMKVSGVALVRKDPGQSVAKLVKVYNVGLDSQLNLLFAHSQTELTFHPMP
- the LOC119830857 gene encoding uncharacterized protein LOC119830857 isoform X1 yields the protein MMSSPAMEMQVEETPYALRRLWNLTRARLAGTSTALDEEPALVETLPPAQEPEVTPKPLIPVPSDYESDGEEAFPELEIPDQHEVQCKSYWTENAYEKEAILDAGALGDIPAVYRVPKPAPHQMPVIGVYIDPRVRTGFRYKIRPMQTLDAQPLSVKPRYLFDGKALTLQSIGRGFARRLTFEPQGSTLNENTNFFWTDSRPEGFVFEIEAVSVGDKFTIYDANHEPQGILEVVQQQKNQLEVDQQIFEDGSIEKKVKINTLCKVEWYENDGATKLVPVTGIAILKKSRGNAAVTRVVNVAVGIKQLKKGYELKPGIKSSSRRITVNGSDIKDIPCQYSVVGLERYELPVIGTYIDPRIVPGFHYRVRPAHSRRHLFEGRSLLLQSIGLGYGKRITFKPDSLNAPDNYFWSDSHPEGLGMEPRAIHPNMKFTITGNGGLLLGEAIVFRADLPQVEEKTEYVEVPGQRGKAVEKYIQVNVTCHVKLATTGGGSVDSEVHLMKVSGVALVRKDPGQSVAKLVKVYNVGLDSQLNLLFAHSQTELTFHPMP